A genomic segment from Thermotoga neapolitana DSM 4359 encodes:
- a CDS encoding ROK family transcriptional regulator: MKYNSPRIKILNKKTILKVIHENHPLSRSDISEITGLTPSSVTRLTKELIDEGYIREIGTMGKNSPGRRRVLLDLKKEAFLSLVFDIGVNITTYGIGFFDGEVELRGTFNTPKNPEEFFKTAREIYERISREHSITRISFSVPGMVDLEEKKILLAPNLGWENVNIEDLLEVDVPVLADNEANLSMLAEKYHSEDLRNVEEAVFIIIREGVGTGLMVDGKIFRGPSFTAGEAGHMTVNMYSDRQCHCSNWGCWELVSSINWAIEQYGKELEGRNSIEKFQALKQKNDAKRVLMRFAENIAVGIVNLVNILNPELVILGGEVVDLGDSFFSIIEDFVRQRALKAAVRNLKIRPTAFRNISSNLVGAAVLAVEDIIEKVR, from the coding sequence TTGAAATACAACTCCCCAAGAATAAAGATTCTCAACAAAAAAACGATCCTAAAGGTGATACATGAAAATCATCCCCTCTCCAGATCCGACATCTCAGAGATCACGGGGCTCACCCCAAGCAGCGTAACAAGACTGACCAAAGAACTCATAGACGAAGGCTACATAAGAGAGATTGGAACCATGGGAAAAAATTCCCCTGGAAGAAGAAGGGTGCTTCTTGATTTGAAGAAGGAGGCTTTTTTGAGCCTTGTCTTCGATATAGGTGTGAACATCACCACCTACGGCATTGGATTTTTCGATGGAGAAGTGGAACTGCGTGGTACGTTCAACACTCCGAAGAATCCGGAAGAGTTCTTCAAAACGGCAAGAGAAATATACGAGCGTATCTCACGCGAACACAGTATCACAAGGATTTCTTTCTCCGTTCCTGGGATGGTGGATCTGGAAGAGAAAAAGATCCTTCTTGCTCCAAATCTCGGTTGGGAGAACGTGAATATAGAGGATCTTCTGGAAGTTGATGTTCCCGTTCTTGCGGACAACGAAGCGAACCTTTCCATGCTCGCTGAGAAGTACCACTCCGAGGATCTGAGAAACGTCGAAGAAGCCGTGTTCATAATCATCAGAGAAGGTGTCGGAACGGGTTTGATGGTCGATGGAAAGATCTTCAGGGGTCCTTCCTTCACGGCGGGAGAAGCGGGACACATGACCGTAAACATGTACTCCGATAGACAGTGTCACTGCTCAAACTGGGGATGCTGGGAACTGGTCTCTTCCATAAACTGGGCAATTGAACAGTACGGAAAAGAACTCGAAGGAAGAAACTCGATAGAGAAATTTCAGGCACTCAAGCAAAAGAACGACGCAAAGAGAGTTTTGATGAGATTCGCCGAGAACATAGCGGTCGGCATCGTAAACCTGGTGAACATCCTGAACCCGGAACTGGTGATCCTGGGAGGAGAAGTTGTGGATCTTGGAGACAGTTTCTTCAGTATCATAGAGGATTTTGTCCGCCAGAGAGCCCTGAAAGCGGCGGTGAGGAATTTGAAAATAAGACCCACCGCTTTCAGGAACATCAGTTCAAACCTCGTTGGTGCGGCTGTGCTGGCCGTGGAAGACATCATAGAAAAAGTGAGATGA
- a CDS encoding radical SAM protein, with protein sequence MFREKLKRIEKIENILWENLKECQLCPRKCRVNRYREVGFCRLNAFPKLSNAVLHFGEEPPISGKTGAGTVFFSGCNMKCVYCQNMGFSQNGIGTEIEVEDLAEIFLVLQRHGAKTLNLVTPTPHLPFIVSALKIAIERGLELPVVYNTSGYEDPEILKLLEGIVDIYLSDIRYSSDEASLRYSKTPDYWSVVQKATIEMFRQVGPFNEEKMKGLIVRILVLPGNVVNYSEIFSFLSSLSTRIPVSIMSQYLPHFDARKFPEINRRVHHEEYEKILELAESFGFTEGWYQSEEKERVTARGIKEITEKLRFLRLNSDNRR encoded by the coding sequence ATGTTCCGGGAGAAGTTGAAAAGGATCGAGAAGATTGAAAACATCCTCTGGGAAAACCTGAAAGAATGCCAGCTCTGTCCCAGAAAATGCAGAGTCAACAGATACAGGGAAGTCGGCTTTTGCAGGCTCAACGCTTTCCCAAAACTCTCGAACGCTGTCCTTCACTTTGGGGAAGAGCCTCCCATCTCTGGAAAGACGGGTGCTGGTACGGTGTTCTTCAGCGGGTGCAACATGAAGTGTGTGTACTGCCAGAACATGGGATTCAGTCAGAACGGCATCGGAACAGAGATCGAAGTGGAAGACCTCGCGGAGATCTTTCTTGTCCTTCAAAGGCACGGTGCAAAAACGTTGAACCTTGTCACTCCCACACCACACCTGCCGTTCATAGTATCGGCCTTGAAGATTGCCATCGAAAGAGGACTGGAACTTCCCGTGGTCTACAACACCAGCGGATACGAAGATCCAGAGATACTCAAACTTCTGGAGGGCATCGTGGACATCTATCTTTCCGATATAAGGTATTCAAGCGACGAAGCATCCCTGAGGTATTCAAAAACACCGGATTACTGGTCGGTGGTCCAAAAAGCAACGATTGAAATGTTCAGGCAGGTAGGACCCTTCAACGAAGAGAAGATGAAGGGCCTCATCGTCAGGATTCTCGTCCTTCCCGGAAACGTTGTGAATTACTCGGAAATCTTTTCTTTCCTTTCTTCTCTTTCCACGCGCATTCCCGTCTCTATCATGAGTCAGTACCTTCCTCACTTCGATGCCAGAAAATTTCCCGAGATAAACAGAAGGGTTCATCATGAAGAGTATGAAAAAATTCTGGAACTCGCAGAAAGTTTTGGATTCACCGAAGGATGGTACCAGTCCGAAGAAAAAGAGAGAGTCACCGCCAGGGGTATCAAGGAAATCACAGAAAAATTGAGATTTTTGCGGCTAAATTCTGATAATCGCCGGTAA
- the murA gene encoding UDP-N-acetylglucosamine 1-carboxyvinyltransferase, which translates to MGKFLVRGETVLRGEVEISGSKNAALPIMAASILCDEEIVLENVPKLQDVFVMKDILTSIGFEVMFNGNNLIIKRVKDISQEVPYELVRKMRASFNVLGPIAARTGGARVALPGGCSIGVRPVDFHLEGLRKLGFSIKVEHGFVEAVLEKKVKDVTITLPFPSVGATEHLMTTASLLNGSHVVIENAAMEPEIVDLQNFLNAMGGNVKGAGTSRVEIFGVRKMRGTRYRIIPDRIEAGTYLIAIAASKGEGLVKNLKPEHLTNFLEKLEQTGATLKIFQDSIEIKMKERPDPVDITTNPYPGFPTDLQPQMMVYLSVAKGVSVITENVFKTRFLHVDELKRMGADIEVSGNVAIVRGVEKLSGAPVEGTDLRATAALLIAGIIAEGSTEINNVEHIFRGYENVVEKFKKLGAKIEYVPGEVEKDRED; encoded by the coding sequence TTGGGGAAATTTCTGGTTCGAGGAGAAACTGTCCTCAGAGGCGAAGTGGAGATATCTGGATCCAAGAATGCTGCTTTGCCCATAATGGCGGCATCCATTTTGTGCGATGAAGAAATTGTTCTTGAAAACGTTCCAAAACTCCAGGACGTTTTTGTCATGAAGGACATTCTGACCTCAATAGGTTTCGAAGTCATGTTCAATGGCAACAATCTCATCATAAAAAGGGTTAAAGATATATCTCAGGAGGTACCATATGAACTGGTCAGAAAGATGCGAGCGTCTTTCAACGTACTCGGACCGATAGCCGCGAGAACAGGAGGAGCAAGGGTTGCTTTGCCCGGTGGATGTTCCATCGGTGTGAGGCCCGTTGACTTTCATCTGGAAGGTCTTAGAAAACTTGGTTTTTCCATAAAAGTGGAGCACGGTTTTGTCGAAGCCGTTCTCGAGAAAAAGGTAAAGGACGTTACGATCACACTTCCGTTTCCAAGCGTTGGAGCAACGGAACACCTCATGACAACCGCATCCCTTCTGAATGGATCGCACGTTGTCATCGAGAACGCCGCCATGGAACCAGAGATCGTCGATCTTCAGAATTTTCTCAACGCGATGGGAGGAAACGTGAAGGGAGCCGGTACCAGTCGTGTAGAAATATTCGGCGTCAGGAAGATGAGAGGAACACGATACAGAATCATCCCGGATAGAATAGAAGCGGGAACATACCTGATCGCCATCGCAGCAAGCAAAGGAGAAGGACTGGTAAAAAACCTGAAACCCGAGCATCTCACGAACTTTCTTGAAAAACTCGAACAAACGGGTGCTACCTTGAAGATCTTCCAGGATTCCATAGAGATAAAGATGAAAGAAAGGCCAGACCCGGTGGACATCACAACGAATCCCTACCCGGGCTTTCCCACCGATCTTCAGCCCCAGATGATGGTGTACCTTTCTGTGGCGAAGGGAGTTTCAGTCATCACCGAGAACGTGTTCAAAACAAGATTTCTGCACGTTGATGAACTGAAAAGAATGGGAGCGGACATAGAGGTATCCGGAAACGTCGCCATAGTGAGAGGTGTGGAAAAACTCAGTGGAGCTCCTGTTGAGGGAACAGATCTGAGGGCAACAGCCGCCCTTCTCATAGCAGGTATCATCGCGGAAGGTTCCACGGAGATAAACAACGTTGAACACATATTCAGGGGTTACGAAAACGTTGTGGAGAAATTCAAAAAATTGGGAGCAAAGATCGAATATGTTCCGGGAGAAGTTGAAAAGGATCGAGAAGATTGA
- a CDS encoding diguanylate cyclase domain-containing protein has translation MSDTAELLKKIEELEKKLRQCQEREKELESLIEEYNEVLKKQFQVFDDFFEKLGTKKMIDPLTRVYSKDHFLRLLSYQHQRSFEENTPYTIFFVKVQPSDTDKESTLMKVGKVLKECVRVPLDSVGRYSEDIFALFVVDVSKSVAPKIAERIENSIKGIPAEHKIAFKSYPEDFMDLEKVLSELEKAVS, from the coding sequence GTGAGTGATACTGCAGAACTTTTGAAGAAGATCGAAGAACTCGAAAAAAAACTCAGGCAATGTCAGGAGAGAGAAAAAGAACTGGAATCGCTCATCGAGGAGTACAACGAGGTGTTGAAGAAACAGTTTCAGGTTTTCGATGACTTCTTCGAGAAACTTGGAACCAAGAAGATGATCGATCCTCTGACAAGGGTCTATTCAAAAGATCACTTCCTGAGACTCCTTTCCTACCAGCACCAGAGATCATTCGAAGAGAACACACCGTACACGATCTTCTTCGTGAAAGTGCAACCTTCTGACACAGATAAGGAAAGTACTCTCATGAAAGTGGGGAAAGTCCTGAAAGAATGTGTGAGAGTGCCGCTCGACAGCGTTGGAAGGTACTCGGAGGATATCTTCGCACTCTTCGTTGTCGATGTGTCAAAGAGTGTGGCACCGAAGATAGCAGAAAGAATCGAAAACTCCATCAAAGGTATACCGGCAGAACATAAGATCGCTTTTAAGAGTTACCCAGAAGACTTCATGGATCTGGAAAAAGTACTTTCTGAACTTGAGAAGGCGGTGTCGTAA
- a CDS encoding TM0106 family RecB-like putative nuclease, which produces MVVDYKDLENFTTCPRKFYLSRGQEPFYSSTFEDLLFVGFSLENPVVEAEVEGMKLIARPDLVVKEQGGWKIVLKKRAKKFKEKYALEAAYHAFVFTRAGLAVSGVEILSDSFSRRMENWRNLVPVVENILLEMREISEDPDPKVGRHCRYCDFLEDCEKKLLERKSLLLVNGIGEETRRILYEMGIETIEDLSNADQRAMEKIFGKEKGRRFILAARAFLEDRVIVIEPPERLPEGIVVDIEYYPAEERDFLYGFLIDDEYRYFLFDEEKDKLVEFLNSLDSSSRFYHYHGPEKRKILRMVNKFTFLDVFSILKRHFVFPVMSYSLKRIARYLGYEWRVPLNGYEIISLYETWRKTRDAEILKQMILYNEDDVRATKRVLDFMRSHSSFS; this is translated from the coding sequence ATGGTTGTCGATTACAAAGACCTGGAAAACTTTACAACGTGCCCCAGGAAGTTCTATCTGAGCAGAGGGCAAGAACCTTTTTACTCTAGCACGTTTGAGGACCTTCTGTTCGTGGGATTTTCTCTGGAAAATCCCGTTGTCGAAGCTGAGGTTGAAGGCATGAAATTGATCGCAAGGCCTGATCTGGTTGTGAAGGAGCAGGGTGGATGGAAGATCGTGCTGAAGAAACGAGCAAAAAAGTTCAAGGAAAAATATGCTCTGGAAGCCGCTTATCATGCTTTCGTGTTCACAAGAGCCGGTCTTGCTGTCAGCGGGGTTGAGATTCTATCGGATAGTTTCTCACGGAGGATGGAAAACTGGAGAAACCTGGTGCCCGTCGTTGAAAATATCTTACTGGAGATGAGGGAAATTTCGGAAGATCCCGACCCAAAGGTTGGAAGGCACTGCAGGTACTGTGATTTTCTGGAAGATTGTGAGAAAAAGTTGCTCGAAAGAAAAAGCCTGTTGCTCGTGAACGGTATCGGTGAGGAGACAAGAAGGATTCTTTATGAGATGGGAATAGAGACCATTGAAGATCTTTCAAACGCCGATCAGAGGGCTATGGAGAAGATCTTTGGAAAAGAGAAGGGAAGAAGGTTCATACTGGCAGCACGTGCCTTCCTTGAAGATCGGGTCATAGTGATAGAGCCGCCTGAAAGACTTCCGGAGGGAATAGTGGTGGATATAGAGTACTATCCAGCTGAGGAAAGGGATTTTCTGTATGGGTTTTTGATAGATGATGAATACAGATACTTTCTGTTCGATGAGGAGAAGGACAAACTGGTCGAGTTTTTGAATTCTCTGGACAGCAGTTCAAGGTTCTACCATTACCATGGTCCCGAGAAGCGAAAAATCCTGAGAATGGTTAATAAATTCACCTTTCTCGATGTCTTCTCCATTTTGAAGCGCCACTTTGTCTTCCCCGTTATGTCTTACTCTCTCAAGAGAATAGCCAGATATCTCGGCTATGAGTGGAGAGTCCCTCTGAACGGTTATGAAATAATCTCTCTCTACGAAACCTGGCGGAAGACAAGGGATGCGGAAATACTCAAGCAAATGATTCTCTACAACGAGGACGATGTGAGAGCAACGAAAAGAGTTCTGGACTTCATGAGATCTCACTCCTCTTTTTCATAA
- a CDS encoding ABC transporter permease translates to MKILEVLWNIFTNPLFYKLTLTASTPLLFASLGGVFSEITGVVNIALEGIMLLGAFSSVVITYYTGNVWLGFLLSIPIGVGFSWFHAWASIKWRGNQIVSATALILVAQGLTGFLMEPIFGQPGQTPYVGRINEISIPGVSSVPFLGEAIGTISPIVLLAFALVAFAWFLIYKTPLGLRMRAVGENPEAADTLGVDVFKIRYFGVLMSGALASMGGAFLSIGEVGNFRELMTGGRGFIALAAMILGNWNPVGAMWACLLFGMSEALANQLQSSPLLNVPATVKPLFNLFPFVVTLVVVAGLIGRTRPPAADGVPYEKEE, encoded by the coding sequence ATGAAAATTCTGGAAGTTCTCTGGAATATATTCACAAACCCTCTCTTCTACAAACTCACACTCACCGCATCAACCCCCCTCCTCTTTGCTTCACTTGGAGGAGTGTTCAGTGAAATCACCGGAGTTGTGAACATCGCCCTGGAAGGTATCATGCTGCTGGGAGCTTTCTCTTCCGTGGTCATCACTTACTACACTGGAAACGTCTGGCTGGGTTTTTTGCTATCCATTCCAATCGGTGTTGGTTTTTCCTGGTTCCATGCCTGGGCCAGTATTAAGTGGAGAGGGAATCAAATAGTGAGTGCAACGGCACTCATCCTCGTGGCACAGGGATTGACGGGTTTCCTCATGGAGCCGATCTTTGGCCAGCCCGGGCAAACACCCTACGTTGGCAGGATCAACGAAATAAGCATACCTGGGGTTTCGAGCGTTCCGTTTCTCGGAGAAGCAATCGGCACGATCAGTCCCATTGTCCTTCTTGCCTTCGCTCTGGTTGCCTTCGCATGGTTTCTGATATACAAGACACCCCTTGGCTTGAGAATGAGGGCAGTTGGAGAAAACCCGGAAGCAGCGGACACACTCGGTGTTGACGTCTTCAAGATCAGGTACTTCGGTGTACTCATGAGTGGTGCCCTGGCCTCCATGGGCGGTGCTTTCCTCTCCATAGGCGAAGTGGGAAACTTCAGAGAACTCATGACGGGGGGAAGAGGGTTCATCGCCCTGGCCGCCATGATACTCGGTAACTGGAATCCCGTCGGTGCCATGTGGGCATGTCTTCTCTTCGGTATGTCCGAGGCTCTTGCCAATCAGCTTCAAAGCAGTCCTTTGCTCAACGTGCCGGCAACTGTAAAACCCCTCTTCAACCTCTTTCCATTCGTTGTCACCCTCGTGGTTGTGGCGGGACTGATCGGAAGGACAAGACCACCTGCCGCCGATGGTGTTCCTTATGAAAAAGAGGAGTGA
- a CDS encoding ABC transporter permease: protein MKGRIWAFLVPFFSVVIALLIAAVVIVLIGQNPVIAYKAMIEGAFGNLQALADTIIKTTPLILTGLAVGFGFRAGIFNIGAEGQMIMGAILATVVGMNMRGVPPSLAIPLTMIAGMLGGAVWASIAGYLKAKTGAHEVVTTIMLNWIATYISSYLITGPLAVGSGTPKSPEIAPSAKLPPIVTVGALEMTSGIVISIITAVVIYIVLEKTRTGYEVKATGFNPYAAEYGGISISKNIVMSMAISGALAGLAGALEVMGLHHRFLGTLSGGKGFDGISIALIGQNHPIGIIFASFLIASLRTGSSNMQFVGVPKHIVTIIQGIVIFLVAADRIVKTLLRARKVRR from the coding sequence ATGAAAGGAAGAATCTGGGCATTTCTTGTCCCGTTCTTCTCGGTTGTCATAGCTCTTCTGATTGCGGCCGTTGTGATCGTTTTAATAGGACAAAATCCTGTGATAGCCTACAAAGCTATGATCGAAGGGGCTTTTGGAAATCTTCAGGCCCTTGCAGACACGATCATAAAGACCACTCCGCTGATACTGACTGGACTTGCGGTTGGATTCGGTTTCAGGGCAGGCATCTTCAACATAGGAGCAGAGGGTCAGATGATAATGGGCGCCATCCTTGCTACGGTGGTTGGAATGAACATGAGGGGTGTTCCACCATCACTTGCCATTCCATTGACGATGATCGCTGGAATGCTGGGCGGAGCAGTGTGGGCGTCCATAGCAGGATATCTGAAGGCAAAGACGGGTGCCCATGAAGTTGTCACCACCATAATGCTGAACTGGATAGCCACTTACATCTCTTCTTATCTCATCACAGGACCACTGGCTGTTGGTTCCGGTACACCGAAAAGTCCGGAGATCGCTCCTTCTGCAAAACTTCCTCCCATCGTCACCGTTGGGGCACTCGAGATGACATCAGGTATTGTGATTTCGATCATCACAGCCGTTGTCATATACATCGTCCTTGAAAAAACCAGGACCGGTTACGAAGTGAAAGCGACCGGATTCAACCCATACGCTGCTGAATACGGTGGAATAAGCATTTCGAAGAATATCGTTATGTCCATGGCAATAAGCGGTGCACTGGCCGGACTTGCAGGAGCCCTTGAGGTCATGGGGCTTCATCATCGATTCCTCGGAACCCTCTCGGGGGGAAAAGGCTTCGACGGTATATCGATCGCCCTGATCGGTCAGAATCATCCGATAGGAATCATTTTCGCCTCTTTCCTGATTGCTTCACTCAGGACGGGTTCCAGCAACATGCAGTTTGTGGGCGTTCCAAAACACATCGTAACGATCATACAGGGAATCGTGATATTCCTTGTCGCCGCCGATAGAATCGTCAAAACTCTCCTCAGAGCCAGGAAGGTGAGAAGATGA
- a CDS encoding ABC transporter ATP-binding protein, with translation MEYAVVMKGIVKRFPGVLANNHVDLFVEKGEIHAIVGENGAGKTTLMKQLYGLLKPDEGEIYINGTKVEFSGPADAIKHGIGMVHQHFMLVENLTAYENVIIGMEPKKGLILDRKKARNEVKKLSEEYGLMVDVDMKIEDMPVGLQQRVEIIKTLYRGADILILDEPTAVLTPQETEELFDILRRLKKNGKTIIFISHKLNEVMAISDRITVMRQGKVTGNLITSQTTPQEIARLMVGRDVVLTVEKKPKKPGETLLEVKDLWVKDNRGLDAVKGISLEVKKGEIVGIAGVAGNGQSELVEAITGLRRVEKGKVLFKGKDITGYDPKRLRDLGIYHVPEDRLKRGLIVDFPAYFNTILGRHMIEPFVKNGFLNFREIKSFSRKLFEEFDIRPRNIELLAGSFSGGNQQKIIVARELSFSPELLVVAQPTRGLDVGAIEFIHKTLVSMRDRGVGILLISMELDEIFSLSDRILVMYEGQIMGEVRPEETTREEVGLMMAGHRLEEIRK, from the coding sequence GTGGAATACGCGGTTGTGATGAAAGGTATCGTCAAAAGATTTCCCGGGGTTCTGGCGAACAACCATGTTGATCTCTTCGTGGAAAAGGGAGAGATACATGCCATCGTGGGTGAAAACGGGGCGGGAAAGACCACTCTGATGAAACAACTCTACGGCCTTTTGAAACCCGATGAAGGAGAGATATACATAAACGGGACGAAGGTGGAGTTCTCCGGACCTGCAGATGCCATAAAACACGGAATAGGCATGGTGCATCAGCATTTCATGCTGGTGGAGAACCTGACCGCCTACGAAAACGTGATAATCGGCATGGAACCAAAAAAAGGATTGATTCTGGACAGGAAAAAGGCAAGGAATGAAGTGAAGAAACTTTCAGAAGAGTACGGTCTCATGGTGGATGTCGACATGAAAATAGAAGACATGCCTGTCGGTCTGCAACAGAGAGTGGAGATCATAAAAACCCTCTACAGAGGTGCGGACATCCTCATCCTCGACGAGCCAACAGCGGTCCTGACGCCACAGGAAACAGAAGAACTGTTCGACATTCTGAGAAGGTTGAAGAAAAATGGAAAAACGATCATCTTCATTTCACATAAACTGAACGAAGTCATGGCCATCTCCGACAGAATCACCGTGATGAGACAGGGAAAAGTAACCGGAAATCTCATCACCTCTCAGACGACCCCCCAGGAAATAGCAAGACTCATGGTGGGAAGGGATGTGGTTCTGACCGTTGAGAAAAAACCGAAAAAGCCTGGAGAGACCCTCCTTGAAGTGAAAGATCTGTGGGTCAAGGATAACCGGGGTCTTGATGCGGTGAAAGGTATCTCGCTCGAGGTGAAAAAAGGAGAAATAGTGGGCATAGCGGGTGTTGCTGGCAACGGCCAGTCTGAACTGGTAGAAGCAATCACCGGTTTGAGGAGAGTGGAAAAGGGAAAGGTGCTTTTCAAAGGAAAAGACATAACAGGATACGATCCAAAACGTCTGAGAGACCTTGGTATCTATCACGTTCCCGAAGATCGTTTGAAAAGAGGCCTCATAGTTGACTTCCCCGCCTACTTCAACACCATCCTCGGAAGGCACATGATAGAACCCTTTGTAAAGAACGGTTTCCTCAACTTCAGAGAAATAAAGTCTTTTTCCAGAAAACTCTTCGAGGAGTTCGATATAAGGCCAAGGAACATCGAACTTCTCGCCGGAAGTTTTTCAGGGGGCAATCAGCAAAAGATAATAGTTGCCCGTGAACTGAGTTTCTCACCAGAACTCCTCGTAGTGGCTCAGCCGACACGGGGACTCGATGTGGGAGCTATAGAGTTCATCCATAAAACACTCGTATCTATGCGGGACAGAGGCGTTGGAATCCTTCTCATCTCCATGGAACTGGACGAGATCTTTTCCCTGAGTGACCGAATCCTTGTGATGTACGAAGGTCAGATAATGGGTGAGGTAAGGCCGGAGGAAACGACCAGAGAAGAAGTTGGTTTGATGATGGCGGGGCACAGACTGGAGGAGATCAGGAAATGA
- a CDS encoding BMP family lipoprotein, whose amino-acid sequence MRKVFMVAFLVFAIALFGFKVVMVTDVGGLGDKSFNDGTWAGIKKAADELGIEAKVIQSYEQSDYVPNLSKAAEEADLVFAVGFMMTDALFKVAKQYPDTYFVGIDITPPEGQILPNVITFTFKEQEAAFLVGYVAAAMTQTGTVGFVGGIPIPPVERFRYGYEAGIKTYSVLHRKNVKILRGYTQDFEDPKKGKDLAMSQFAEGADIVFHASGACGNGVIEAAREKFSSLAGSSDLVDLIDYYVENKKGFFAIGVDMDQDYMAPGAVLASAMKRVDVAAYYGVVWAYEGTFEGGHRVLGISEDAVGISPMKYTKGIVPNRVIAELLYLEKLMKEGTLKVPETQEELDAFEVPKIEFPF is encoded by the coding sequence ATGAGGAAGGTTTTCATGGTGGCTTTTCTGGTATTTGCTATCGCGTTGTTTGGGTTCAAAGTTGTCATGGTGACGGACGTCGGTGGCCTCGGCGACAAGTCCTTCAACGATGGAACCTGGGCGGGTATAAAGAAGGCAGCAGATGAACTGGGAATCGAAGCAAAGGTTATACAGTCCTACGAACAATCTGACTACGTTCCAAACCTCAGCAAGGCAGCAGAAGAAGCAGACTTGGTCTTCGCGGTGGGTTTCATGATGACGGATGCCCTCTTCAAGGTTGCAAAGCAGTATCCGGACACGTACTTTGTGGGAATCGACATCACACCACCTGAGGGACAGATCCTTCCCAACGTGATCACCTTCACGTTCAAGGAACAGGAAGCCGCTTTCCTCGTTGGATACGTTGCAGCCGCCATGACACAGACGGGAACAGTTGGCTTCGTTGGAGGCATCCCCATCCCACCCGTGGAAAGGTTCAGGTACGGGTACGAAGCGGGAATAAAGACCTACTCTGTCCTCCACAGGAAAAACGTGAAGATATTGAGAGGTTACACACAGGACTTCGAAGATCCCAAGAAGGGCAAGGACCTTGCCATGTCACAGTTCGCAGAGGGTGCTGACATCGTGTTCCATGCCTCCGGTGCCTGTGGAAACGGCGTCATAGAAGCCGCCAGAGAGAAATTTTCTTCTCTTGCTGGATCCAGCGATCTTGTCGATCTGATAGATTACTACGTGGAGAACAAAAAAGGCTTCTTCGCCATAGGTGTTGATATGGATCAGGATTACATGGCCCCCGGTGCCGTTCTTGCGAGTGCGATGAAGAGGGTCGATGTTGCCGCTTACTACGGTGTTGTCTGGGCCTACGAAGGAACGTTCGAAGGTGGACACAGGGTCCTTGGTATCTCTGAGGACGCAGTTGGAATAAGTCCGATGAAGTACACGAAGGGGATCGTGCCAAACAGAGTCATAGCGGAGCTTCTGTACCTCGAAAAACTTATGAAAGAAGGTACGCTCAAGGTTCCTGAAACACAGGAGGAACTCGACGCATTCGAGGTACCAAAGATAGAATTCCCGTTCTGA